The following are encoded together in the Bradyrhizobium sp. CCGUVB1N3 genome:
- a CDS encoding DUF3489 domain-containing protein encodes MATTKKTAKKAPAKKAAAKKTNGKKASAKKAAAAKKPRAVAAAPKAGTKTEQLMTLLKDGATVDRLCEKLGWQAHTLRAALTRLPGGAKAERTREEGVTTYKLA; translated from the coding sequence ATGGCTACCACGAAGAAGACTGCGAAGAAGGCCCCCGCCAAGAAGGCGGCTGCCAAGAAGACCAACGGCAAGAAGGCCAGCGCCAAGAAGGCGGCCGCCGCCAAGAAGCCTCGCGCTGTTGCCGCCGCGCCGAAGGCAGGCACCAAGACCGAGCAGCTGATGACGCTGCTCAAGGACGGCGCCACGGTTGATCGCCTCTGCGAGAAGCTGGGCTGGCAGGCGCACACGCTGCGCGCCGCGCTCACCCGCTTGCCCGGTGGTGCGAAGGCCGAGCGCACGCGTGAGGAAGGCGTCACCACCTACAAGCTGGCGTAA
- a CDS encoding transposase: MARLAVFTDLFTRPTWLNVLTLLAGVILAPGRRTVTAALRILGRERDRDFCTFHRVLNRVAWSSRAAAGHLLLLLIKVFVPAGEAVVIGLDDTIERRWGPKISARGIYRDPVRSSKGHFVKASGLRWLSAMLLVRVPWADRVMALPFLTLLAPSKRFYDGKSRSPKTLLDWARQAARQIRRWLPDRYIVLVADSAFAAIEFLAAVRKHVCVVTRLRLDANLFEFPRPKRKARGRPPIRGKPHKKLSAILKDRNVSWTRYRVSLWYGRTNRTVEIATGTALWYRGGVPPVPIRWLLVRDPTGELDPQAFLATDLNAHPRDILAWFVSRWQVEVTFEEVRAHLGVETQRQWSDKAILRSTPILLGLYSIITLWTHDLAKARKLKPRTAAWYPKATLTFSDAIAAVRRQIWAHQISFMSRPRRDSIEIPRHIWHRMENALAYAA; this comes from the coding sequence GTGGCCCGGCTTGCCGTCTTCACCGATCTGTTCACACGCCCCACTTGGCTGAATGTTCTGACGCTGCTCGCCGGCGTTATCCTGGCGCCCGGCCGGCGCACTGTCACGGCGGCGCTGCGCATCTTAGGGCGGGAGCGCGATCGCGATTTCTGTACTTTCCATCGCGTCCTCAACCGAGTGGCGTGGTCGTCGCGGGCCGCGGCAGGCCACCTGCTGCTCCTGCTGATCAAGGTCTTCGTGCCGGCCGGCGAGGCGGTGGTGATCGGGCTCGATGACACCATTGAGCGGCGCTGGGGGCCCAAGATCAGCGCCCGCGGCATCTATCGCGATCCGGTGCGCTCCTCCAAGGGGCACTTCGTCAAAGCCAGCGGCCTGCGCTGGCTTTCTGCCATGTTGCTGGTGCGCGTGCCGTGGGCCGATCGCGTCATGGCGCTGCCTTTCCTCACGCTGCTCGCCCCCTCCAAACGCTTCTATGACGGCAAATCGCGCTCGCCCAAGACGCTGCTCGATTGGGCCCGCCAGGCCGCCCGGCAAATCCGCCGCTGGTTGCCCGATCGATATATCGTACTGGTCGCCGACAGCGCCTTTGCGGCCATCGAATTCCTTGCCGCAGTCCGCAAGCACGTCTGCGTCGTCACCCGCCTGCGCCTCGATGCCAACCTGTTCGAATTTCCCCGACCAAAGCGCAAAGCTCGTGGCCGCCCTCCAATTCGAGGCAAGCCCCACAAAAAACTCTCTGCCATCCTCAAGGATCGCAACGTGTCCTGGACGCGTTATCGGGTCAGTCTCTGGTACGGCCGAACCAATCGCACCGTCGAGATCGCAACCGGCACTGCGCTGTGGTATCGCGGCGGTGTTCCGCCGGTGCCGATCCGCTGGCTGCTCGTCCGCGACCCAACCGGCGAACTCGACCCACAGGCTTTCCTGGCGACCGATCTCAACGCTCATCCCCGCGACATCCTCGCTTGGTTCGTCAGTCGCTGGCAGGTCGAAGTCACCTTCGAGGAAGTTCGCGCTCACCTCGGTGTCGAGACCCAGCGCCAGTGGTCGGACAAAGCCATTCTGCGCTCCACCCCGATTTTGCTCGGCCTCTACTCCATCATCACTCTATGGACCCACGACCTCGCCAAGGCACGAAAGCTGAAGCCCAGAACCGCAGCTTGGTATCCAAAAGCCACCCTGACCTTTAGCGATGCGATCGCCGCCGTTCGACGCCAAATATGGGCTCATCAGATTTCTTTCATGTCCCGGCCGCGCCGTGACAGCATAGAAATTCCGCGCCATATCTGGCACCGGATGGAGAACGCGCTCGCCTACGCCGCATAA
- a CDS encoding DUF4314 domain-containing protein, whose translation MQTPPFGAGDRIRLVRMGADDPDPIPPGSEGTVARTPTFFQNAWDVSVNWDNGRSLGLVVPPDQAVKI comes from the coding sequence ATGCAAACACCACCATTCGGTGCTGGCGACCGCATCCGGCTTGTCCGGATGGGCGCCGACGATCCCGATCCGATCCCGCCCGGATCGGAAGGCACGGTCGCAAGAACCCCCACGTTCTTTCAAAACGCGTGGGATGTTTCGGTGAATTGGGACAACGGGCGCTCGCTCGGACTCGTTGTCCCGCCCGATCAAGCAGTGAAAATATGA
- a CDS encoding response regulator translates to MIGVDPTSPAWLAGGGEMGARMRAKDWSASPLGHPETWSQSVKTAVSICLNARVPIALWLGPELRLIYNDTYIPFLGETKHPAMLGAPGREAWGEIWAAIEPMHDEVAAGRATSVEDVQLFFTRRLPREEVYVSWGYSPILAADGVTIEGTFDACTETTAKVVGKRRLATLRDLGARSTEQRSAEVACRDAAEVLRANPLDIPFAAIYLLDEEGMSARRVAGTRLDNGSAVFPESHPVIHGSLVSEPWPLSRVAETSRSCQISDLPGTVGVFPADPWPDPVETAFVLPLAAPTQPRPAGFLIAGVSPRRILDPDYYTFLDLVAGHIATSIADARAFEAERKRAEALAEIDRAKTTFFSNVSHEFRTPLTLMMNPIEEILAEPPSRLVSEHRSLLHVAHRNSLRLLRLVNTLLDFSRVEAGRIQSNYEPVDLAALTADLASNFRSACERAGVALDVRCLSFGQPVYVDRDMWEKVVLNLISNAFKFTWDGRIEVAVHADGTDAVLVVKDSGVGIPEAELPRVFERFHRVEGQRGRTHEGTGIGLALVQELVRLHCGEIRVESKAGLGTTFIVTIPFGRDHLPADRVQGSRPLASTAIGADAFVEEALRWLPSAQASDISETMVDDLGSQTDVVPAEGQRSRVLIVDDNADMREHLIRLLAKWWDVEAASDGLAALEAARQNIPDLVLADVMMPRLDGIGLLTALRSDPKLSDIPVILLSARAGEEARIEGLNVGADDYLVKPFSARELVARVRSHLSMSRRLHESESRLQAAVDLVKLGRYTWNPQTNELQWDDTLRAMWGLPAGAPVDYDVWRSCVHPDDLARVDAVVQQCADPRGDGVYDIEYRVIGKIDGVERWIATRGRTNFKNDVPVSFYGVALDVTDCKRIEKALERRVEARTRQLEEANRKLRSSIEQREIAEAEVQQLQRLDAIGQITSGVAHDFNNLLTVVLTNARLLSRNLRNISDQEGAELIRTAAEHGVNLTKQLLAFSRKQRLEPQEVDLNAKIVGMNDLLRATLRGTIQLRTVPATNLWPALVDPTQLELVILNLAINARDAMPSGGVLTLETFNAVMDTVALSPAGPRQGSYVGVSVHDTGVGIPDDVLPRVFEPFFTTKEPGRGSGLGLAQVFGFAKQSGGGVEIKSRVGEGTLVKVFLPRADRLPSDRELADVDQGSKPEEARLTILVVDDDRTVLRSTGRMLDSLGYLAVPTASGREALRLLESEPKVDLVLADFAMPEMTGVELAKTIQSTHPALPVILITGYGSHEELKDLGEARILQKPYTEGELMGKITEALN, encoded by the coding sequence ATGATCGGCGTTGATCCCACAAGCCCAGCATGGCTCGCTGGTGGCGGCGAGATGGGCGCTCGGATGCGCGCCAAGGATTGGTCTGCATCACCACTTGGGCATCCGGAGACATGGTCGCAAAGCGTCAAAACGGCGGTCAGCATATGTCTCAACGCGCGCGTTCCGATCGCGCTCTGGCTCGGTCCTGAGCTGAGGCTGATCTACAACGACACTTACATTCCCTTTCTCGGCGAGACGAAGCATCCGGCAATGCTCGGCGCACCCGGACGCGAGGCATGGGGTGAGATCTGGGCGGCGATCGAGCCGATGCATGACGAGGTGGCGGCTGGAAGAGCGACCTCGGTCGAAGACGTGCAGCTGTTTTTCACCCGGAGGCTGCCGCGCGAGGAGGTCTATGTCAGCTGGGGCTACAGCCCAATCCTAGCGGCGGACGGCGTGACGATCGAGGGCACCTTCGATGCCTGCACCGAGACGACCGCGAAGGTCGTTGGCAAGCGGCGGCTCGCGACATTACGCGATCTCGGCGCCCGTTCGACAGAACAGCGGAGTGCCGAGGTCGCTTGCCGGGATGCGGCCGAGGTTCTGCGCGCCAATCCGCTGGATATTCCATTTGCGGCAATCTACCTGCTCGACGAAGAGGGAATGAGCGCGCGCCGCGTCGCCGGGACGCGATTGGATAATGGTTCGGCAGTCTTCCCCGAGAGCCATCCGGTCATCCACGGCAGCCTCGTGAGCGAGCCCTGGCCGCTGAGCCGAGTCGCGGAGACCAGCCGGTCGTGCCAAATATCCGATCTTCCCGGCACTGTCGGTGTCTTCCCCGCCGATCCATGGCCGGATCCGGTCGAGACTGCCTTTGTGCTTCCGCTGGCTGCACCGACCCAGCCGCGACCCGCTGGCTTCCTGATCGCCGGTGTGAGCCCGCGCCGCATCCTCGACCCCGACTACTACACCTTCCTCGATCTCGTTGCAGGCCATATCGCCACGAGCATTGCGGATGCGCGTGCTTTCGAAGCGGAACGCAAGCGCGCCGAGGCGCTGGCCGAGATCGATCGTGCCAAGACAACTTTCTTCTCCAACGTCAGCCACGAGTTCCGTACCCCGCTGACACTCATGATGAATCCGATTGAAGAAATCTTGGCAGAACCTCCTTCCCGGCTTGTATCTGAGCATCGCTCGCTTCTACATGTCGCTCACCGCAACTCTCTGCGCTTACTCAGGCTGGTTAATACCCTGCTTGATTTTTCCCGAGTAGAGGCCGGACGTATCCAGTCGAATTATGAACCGGTCGACCTTGCCGCGCTCACAGCAGACCTCGCCTCAAATTTCCGCTCGGCATGCGAACGAGCGGGCGTGGCTCTGGACGTGCGCTGTCTTTCATTCGGACAGCCCGTCTATGTCGATCGCGACATGTGGGAAAAAGTCGTTCTCAATCTCATCTCCAATGCATTCAAATTCACGTGGGATGGCCGGATCGAGGTCGCGGTCCACGCCGATGGTACCGACGCAGTGCTCGTTGTGAAAGACAGCGGTGTCGGCATTCCCGAAGCGGAGTTGCCGCGCGTGTTCGAACGATTCCATCGCGTCGAAGGTCAGCGCGGCCGCACTCACGAGGGCACCGGAATCGGTCTCGCGCTCGTGCAGGAACTGGTGCGCTTGCACTGCGGCGAGATTCGGGTCGAAAGCAAGGCGGGACTTGGTACGACCTTCATCGTGACGATACCATTCGGTCGAGATCATCTTCCCGCCGATCGTGTCCAGGGTTCACGTCCGCTCGCTTCGACGGCCATCGGCGCCGACGCCTTCGTCGAAGAAGCATTGCGCTGGCTGCCATCAGCTCAAGCGTCCGACATTTCCGAAACCATGGTCGACGACCTCGGTTCCCAAACGGACGTGGTCCCTGCCGAAGGTCAACGGTCGCGCGTGCTGATCGTGGATGACAATGCCGACATGCGCGAACATCTCATTCGACTGCTGGCAAAGTGGTGGGACGTCGAAGCCGCGAGCGACGGATTGGCCGCGCTCGAGGCCGCAAGGCAAAACATACCCGATCTCGTACTGGCCGACGTTATGATGCCGCGCCTCGACGGGATCGGCCTTCTAACCGCCCTGCGGTCCGACCCCAAACTGTCCGACATCCCAGTGATCCTTCTGTCGGCCCGGGCCGGAGAGGAGGCGCGGATCGAAGGACTGAACGTTGGTGCCGACGATTATCTCGTCAAGCCGTTCTCCGCCCGCGAGTTGGTCGCAAGGGTGCGGTCACACCTTTCGATGTCCCGGCGACTTCATGAAAGCGAATCTCGGCTCCAAGCTGCCGTCGACCTCGTGAAGCTTGGCCGTTACACTTGGAATCCGCAAACGAACGAGTTGCAGTGGGACGACACACTGAGGGCCATGTGGGGTCTGCCAGCAGGCGCACCGGTCGATTACGATGTGTGGCGGTCCTGCGTGCATCCGGACGATCTTGCGCGCGTTGATGCCGTCGTCCAGCAATGCGCCGACCCACGCGGCGACGGGGTTTACGATATCGAGTACCGGGTGATTGGAAAGATCGACGGCGTCGAACGCTGGATCGCGACCCGGGGGCGGACCAACTTCAAGAATGACGTGCCGGTTTCGTTTTACGGGGTGGCGCTGGATGTCACCGACTGCAAACGTATCGAGAAAGCGCTCGAGCGCCGCGTTGAGGCTCGGACGCGCCAACTGGAAGAAGCCAACAGGAAGCTGCGCTCCTCGATCGAGCAGCGGGAGATCGCGGAAGCCGAGGTCCAGCAATTGCAGCGGCTCGACGCGATCGGGCAGATCACTTCAGGGGTCGCGCATGATTTCAATAATCTTCTGACCGTGGTGCTGACAAATGCGCGCTTATTGTCACGAAATCTCCGTAACATCAGCGATCAAGAGGGTGCGGAACTGATTCGGACGGCAGCTGAACACGGCGTGAACCTCACGAAGCAACTTCTTGCCTTCTCGCGCAAGCAACGGCTCGAGCCTCAGGAGGTCGACCTCAACGCCAAGATCGTTGGAATGAACGATCTTCTCAGGGCCACGTTGAGAGGGACAATACAGCTACGGACTGTGCCGGCCACAAATCTGTGGCCTGCCTTGGTCGATCCGACCCAGCTCGAATTGGTCATCCTCAACTTGGCCATCAATGCCAGAGATGCCATGCCATCAGGGGGAGTCTTAACCCTCGAAACGTTTAACGCCGTGATGGACACTGTTGCGCTGAGCCCGGCCGGACCACGTCAAGGATCGTACGTGGGCGTTTCTGTACACGATACCGGGGTCGGTATTCCTGACGACGTGCTTCCCCGAGTGTTCGAACCATTTTTCACCACCAAGGAACCAGGAAGAGGCTCCGGCCTCGGACTGGCGCAAGTCTTTGGTTTTGCCAAGCAATCGGGAGGAGGCGTGGAAATCAAGTCGCGCGTTGGGGAGGGTACCTTGGTCAAGGTCTTCTTGCCTCGTGCCGACAGGTTGCCGAGCGACCGCGAACTGGCGGATGTCGATCAGGGTTCCAAGCCCGAAGAAGCAAGGCTGACCATCCTCGTCGTCGACGACGATCGTACCGTCCTCAGGAGCACAGGCAGAATGCTCGACAGCCTCGGATATCTGGCGGTTCCAACCGCGAGTGGACGGGAAGCGCTTCGGTTGCTTGAGAGCGAACCCAAAGTTGATCTCGTTCTCGCAGACTTTGCCATGCCTGAAATGACAGGCGTTGAGCTGGCGAAAACGATCCAAAGCACGCATCCGGCCTTGCCGGTCATCCTCATCACAGGCTACGGCAGTCACGAGGAACTAAAGGATTTAGGCGAAGCGCGAATACTTCAGAAGCCCTATACCGAAGGCGAATTGATGGGAAAGATTACAGAGGCATTGAACTAA
- a CDS encoding phage major capsid protein: protein MKHESQSAFRREPREPEVSGNLFTRSLTARTLASLRRCSVADIAAQMWPNDRALLQHLARAASNPAMTSVAGWAAELVQKRTADVLEALGPASGAADVLKQCLALDWDGAGLISAPGFTASAGNSGFVQEGQPIPVRQFAVGPAQLQPYKLVSIAPLTREMVESSNAEALISDALVRSTGLALDVVFFGSAAATAAQPAGIRNGIAASAASANTDPFAAVFEDVATLINAVAPVGGKGPYIIVAGPGRAVSFGMRIGSAESTIIPVASSAVGNDLICIAPKAIAAALSADPDAETANAATLVMDTAPGAAGTTGSGEKEMWQTDSVAVKVRWPVTWALRAAGAVAWLTPAWK from the coding sequence ATGAAGCACGAAAGCCAGAGCGCGTTTCGCCGCGAACCGCGCGAGCCGGAAGTCAGCGGCAATCTGTTCACGCGCTCGCTCACCGCTCGCACGCTTGCAAGCCTGCGCCGCTGCAGCGTCGCCGATATCGCCGCGCAGATGTGGCCGAATGATCGCGCGCTGTTGCAGCATCTCGCGCGCGCGGCCTCGAACCCTGCGATGACGAGCGTGGCTGGCTGGGCCGCCGAGCTGGTGCAGAAGCGCACCGCAGATGTGCTTGAGGCGCTCGGGCCCGCATCGGGCGCTGCCGACGTGCTCAAGCAGTGCTTGGCGCTGGATTGGGATGGCGCGGGCCTGATCAGCGCGCCTGGATTCACTGCGTCGGCAGGCAACAGCGGCTTCGTCCAGGAGGGCCAGCCGATCCCGGTGCGGCAATTCGCTGTCGGTCCCGCGCAGCTACAGCCTTACAAGCTGGTGAGCATCGCCCCGCTCACGCGCGAGATGGTCGAGAGCAGCAACGCCGAGGCGCTGATCAGCGATGCGCTCGTGCGCTCGACCGGCCTTGCGCTCGACGTTGTGTTCTTCGGCAGCGCCGCAGCGACCGCAGCGCAGCCCGCTGGCATCCGCAACGGCATCGCGGCATCAGCGGCCAGCGCCAACACCGACCCGTTCGCAGCCGTGTTCGAAGACGTGGCCACGCTGATCAACGCGGTCGCGCCGGTTGGCGGCAAGGGGCCGTACATTATCGTCGCCGGTCCAGGCCGAGCGGTGAGCTTTGGTATGCGCATCGGCAGCGCCGAGAGCACGATCATCCCGGTGGCGTCGAGCGCGGTCGGCAACGATCTGATTTGCATCGCGCCGAAGGCCATCGCGGCGGCGCTCAGCGCCGATCCCGACGCAGAAACCGCGAACGCCGCAACGCTGGTGATGGACACCGCGCCCGGAGCCGCAGGCACGACAGGCTCGGGCGAGAAGGAGATGTGGCAGACCGACAGCGTCGCCGTGAAGGTGCGATGGCCGGTGACCTGGGCGCTGCGAGCTGCGGGCGCGGTCGCGTGGCTGACGCCGGCATGGAAGTGA
- a CDS encoding class I SAM-dependent methyltransferase has protein sequence MRSFTGTDLGVAPIKGPFSRYLNAHETALLVALVKSVAPKVAIEFGCNLGITGARLLDNVPTLEKYIGIDVPPDHLPSLQCQRDEVPTVAGCYAAHDERFYLLTARSQLLRTGHLEPCDAVFIDGDHSEEAVLHESRLARRLIRGAGIIVWHDFTNPAVEVTQALNRLHDEGWPINCVENSWLAFMRVENADEQGDQGRPRTRRQ, from the coding sequence TTGCGCAGCTTCACGGGCACTGATCTCGGCGTCGCGCCGATCAAGGGTCCGTTCAGCCGATACCTCAACGCGCACGAGACGGCCCTCCTGGTCGCGCTGGTCAAGAGCGTCGCGCCGAAGGTGGCGATCGAGTTCGGCTGCAATCTCGGCATCACGGGAGCGCGGCTGCTCGACAATGTGCCGACGCTGGAAAAGTACATCGGCATCGACGTGCCGCCCGATCATTTGCCGTCGCTGCAATGCCAGCGCGACGAAGTCCCGACCGTCGCGGGCTGTTACGCCGCTCACGACGAACGGTTCTATCTGCTGACGGCACGCTCGCAATTGCTGCGCACCGGGCACCTTGAGCCGTGCGACGCGGTGTTCATCGACGGCGATCACAGCGAAGAGGCCGTGCTGCATGAAAGCAGGCTCGCGCGACGCCTGATCCGAGGGGCCGGGATCATCGTCTGGCACGACTTCACCAATCCCGCCGTGGAAGTGACGCAGGCGCTCAACCGCCTGCACGACGAAGGCTGGCCGATCAACTGCGTCGAGAACTCGTGGCTCGCCTTCATGAGAGTGGAGAACGCCGATGAACAAGGTGATCAGGGGCGACCTCGAACCAGACGACAGTGA
- a CDS encoding HNH endonuclease, translated as MDKSSTRTRWQAYYSTSFWLRRRKLQLKNEPLCRMCLARGIVTPAKVADHIEPHQGDWNKFKLGALQSLCFDCHDRAKRLIDLHGYGLDVDDDGWPTDPKHPANKMR; from the coding sequence ATGGACAAGTCCTCGACCCGGACGCGATGGCAGGCCTATTACAGCACCTCGTTCTGGCTTCGGCGCCGCAAGCTGCAGCTGAAGAACGAACCGCTGTGTCGGATGTGCTTGGCGCGCGGCATCGTCACGCCAGCCAAGGTCGCCGACCACATCGAGCCGCATCAGGGCGACTGGAATAAGTTCAAGCTCGGTGCGCTGCAGTCGCTGTGCTTTGACTGCCATGATCGCGCGAAGCGGCTGATTGATCTGCATGGCTACGGCCTGGACGTCGATGACGATGGCTGGCCGACCGATCCGAAGCACCCGGCGAACAAGATGAGGTGA
- a CDS encoding DUF3085 domain-containing protein, whose product MPTLTFDAADVRRVVEHSINAPTQGEQLVDYDDNFEAITKPVEAPAVLLVHDQGVYLMSNGQPRDIVKGESSFVAYAKGCHPDRDPDWYDTAHALVGGDDFGETLPWARELKQLIDSGAKTVSLNFTQSTIEIVRG is encoded by the coding sequence ATGCCTACATTGACATTCGATGCGGCCGACGTTCGCCGCGTCGTCGAGCACTCGATCAACGCGCCAACGCAGGGCGAGCAGCTGGTCGACTACGACGATAACTTCGAGGCGATCACCAAGCCGGTCGAGGCGCCAGCGGTTCTGCTGGTTCACGATCAGGGCGTCTACCTGATGTCGAACGGCCAGCCGCGCGATATCGTCAAGGGCGAGTCGTCCTTCGTCGCCTATGCCAAGGGCTGCCACCCGGATCGCGACCCGGATTGGTACGACACCGCGCATGCGCTGGTTGGCGGCGACGACTTCGGCGAGACGCTGCCGTGGGCGCGGGAATTGAAGCAGCTGATCGACAGCGGCGCCAAGACCGTCTCGCTGAACTTCACCCAGAGCACCATCGAGATCGTGAGGGGCTGA
- a CDS encoding sulfite exporter TauE/SafE family protein has protein sequence MPPLDTAVIVLAGIAFLAAFVNGALGYGFSSLTVPVALVFYANRILNPAVVLVEVATNFYVLFINLNGVAAVWKRVFPIVAGLLPGIGIGALVLATVQPGWIKLATYALILPLILIQAAGFRRPIRQTWWVGLPFGTALGILYSVTTISGPPLAMLFNNQGLVKTEFRAGLALVRVAESSVTAIVYYQLGLFTAESGNILWVLVPCVAVGVPLGAYVIRHLDAETFRRICMSFDAWVVGFGFSRVLIELNLVQSPWAYVVLVLTLLIDGYLLYMFFTRRAASRRLERTLLTPGAPSGPDNRIASDTTEPPYDPLARLNIDLGYVVAILAIAMLAFAVLPPIRLP, from the coding sequence ATGCCTCCTCTTGATACTGCGGTGATCGTTCTCGCTGGCATCGCTTTTCTTGCAGCCTTCGTAAACGGCGCGCTCGGCTATGGGTTTTCCTCGCTCACCGTGCCGGTGGCTCTCGTTTTCTATGCAAACCGCATCCTGAATCCCGCCGTCGTCCTGGTCGAGGTGGCCACCAACTTCTACGTTCTCTTTATCAATCTGAACGGCGTTGCAGCTGTATGGAAGAGGGTGTTTCCAATCGTCGCCGGGCTCCTGCCCGGCATCGGAATCGGAGCCTTGGTTCTCGCGACGGTTCAGCCAGGCTGGATCAAACTCGCCACCTACGCCCTCATTCTGCCCCTCATACTGATTCAGGCAGCTGGATTTCGGAGACCAATTCGGCAGACATGGTGGGTCGGTCTTCCCTTTGGAACGGCGTTGGGCATCCTCTATTCGGTCACCACCATCTCGGGACCGCCGCTGGCGATGCTGTTCAACAACCAAGGTCTGGTCAAAACCGAGTTCCGGGCCGGTCTCGCATTGGTTCGCGTGGCCGAATCGAGCGTGACCGCCATCGTCTATTATCAGCTTGGCCTGTTTACGGCGGAAAGCGGGAACATCTTATGGGTGCTTGTTCCCTGCGTTGCGGTTGGGGTACCGCTCGGCGCCTATGTCATCCGCCATCTGGATGCGGAGACGTTTCGTCGGATATGCATGAGCTTTGATGCGTGGGTCGTGGGATTTGGCTTCTCCCGGGTATTGATCGAGCTGAATTTGGTGCAAAGCCCCTGGGCCTACGTCGTCCTGGTCCTCACATTGTTGATCGACGGCTATTTGCTGTACATGTTTTTCACGCGGAGGGCGGCCTCAAGGCGATTGGAAAGAACTTTGCTTACGCCTGGCGCTCCGAGTGGGCCGGATAATCGCATCGCTTCGGACACGACCGAACCTCCCTACGACCCGCTTGCTCGGCTTAACATCGATCTCGGTTACGTTGTGGCGATCCTTGCTATCGCGATGCTCGCCTTTGCAGTTTTGCCTCCGATTCGCTTGCCGTAG